Below is a window of Mucilaginibacter sp. PAMC 26640 DNA.
TGCCCGGCGTAGTAGTGAAACTAAAAGGAACCAATACCGCGGCCAGTACCAATGCGCAAGGCGTCTTTTCTATTACCGCCCCAGATAACACCGGCACCCTTATATTTTCTTATACTGGCTATGGCAGCAGGGAGTATCGTTTAAACGGGCAAACAACCGTAAATATTCAGTTAAAGCCCGAAAATAAAAGCCTCAACGAGGTAGTGGTAGTAGGTTACGGCACACAAAAGAAAGTCGACCTTACTGGTTCTGTGGCCTCAGTAAGCGGGGCGGTGCTTAATCAAAGATCAACGTCAAACGCAGCTAACCTTTTATCCGGAACAGTAGCCGGTCTGGATGCGGTACAAGGCTCAGGACAACCAGGTAAAGACGCACCTAATCTTCAGATCCGCGGAATGGGTTCATTCGGGGCAGGTAGCGCGCCTTTGATATTAGTAGATGGAGTAATTGTAACCAACTTAAATTCCATTGCCGGAAATGATATCGAATCTGTAAGCGTATTGAAAGACGCTGCTTCTGCCTCTATTTATGGCAACCGGGCAGCAAACGGTGTAATACTAGTTACTACCAAGCGCGGCAAGCCTGGAACTACCACCATCAATTACAATACTGATCTTTCAATAAACCAAGCCATCAGCCTGCCAGATTTGATATGGAATTCGGCCGAGTATATGACTATGTATAATCAGGCGAGGGTCCATAATGGCACTAATAGTACACCTGTTTATACCCAAGCCCAAATAGATGCCTATAAAAATGCGCCGGCCAACAGCGCCCAGTATCCCAATTATAATTATATAGATCATTACATTAAAAACGCGTTTTCACAAAACCATCACGTAAGTATTAGTGGCGGAAATGAAAATACCACGTTTAACATAGCAGCCGGCTATTTGCAGCAGAATGGAACTGTAAAGGGTACCGCGAGTAAACGTTATAATTTATTATTAAGCCTGGATTCAAAGATTAATAAAACATTTAAAGTAGGTGGAACAGTAGCATTGAACAAACAGGATATTTCCGAACCTGTTCTGGGCAATGATCAACTGATACTCCTGATTTACGGATCTGGCCCAACATATGCACCATATTTAACGGATGGCAGCAACAGGATCGCCAAAACCGATTATTCCAATAACAACGCGGGCCATAACCGCAGTATTGAATATGTTTTAAACAGTGGTGGCAGGGTAACCAATAATTATGAGGTAAGAGCTCAAACATATCTGGAGGCTAATATAACTAAAGGACTTACCTGGTTAGTAAAAGGTGCCTATAATTATAACGATCAGTTTCTGAATGATAACCAATTTGCTCTAAATCAATACAGTTTTCAACCAGACGCTAGTGGCAATTATAGCGTAATAGATAACGGCAGCCCGACAAGCTTAGGCGTTTTTAATGGAGATACGCGCCAATTGTATGCAAATGCGTATTCCACTTTAAATTATAAAACCAGCATAGCAACTAATCATCATTTAAATTTTTTGGCGGGGGCCAGCGTTGAAACTTATACCCAACAATATTTATCCGGACAAAGAACCTCTTTCCCCAATAATCAATTAACGCAGCTTAATGCAGGTTCGGTAACAGGTCAGAGCCTTAGTGGCGACCAATACCAGTACGCATTGCAATCATTTTTTGGACAAATTAACTATGATTATAAAGGAAAATATTTACTTCAGTTAGATGGTCGCGATGACGGCACCTCCAGGATTTCTTCATCCAAGCGTTGGGGCTTCTTTCCGGCTGCCTCTATTGGCTGGCGCTTATCAGAAGAAGAGTTCATGAAACCGCTAACATGGCTTGATAATTTAAAAATACGCGCCTCTTATGGCAGATTGGGTAACCAGAATATTGGCTATTACCCATATCAGGCCTTACTAAATGTAACCCAGTACTCTTTTACAAGTTCCGGACCTGTTCAGGGGGTTAATCAGCAAAACCTAAACAATCCCGATATCGAGTGGGAAAAAACGGACAATACCGACATTGGCTTTGATTTAAGTATCAAACAAGGACTGTTTACCGCTACCGCCGATTATTACAACAAAAAAACATCTGGCATTTTGTTTACACCAAATGTGCTGGCAGCTGTTGGATTAAATGCACCGGTTACAAATGCAGGAACTGTACGGAACAGGGGTTTTGAACTTGATCTGGGTCACGCTAATCATATCGGAAATGACTTCAGATATTCGGTTAACGTAATATTTTCACTTAACCGGAACAAGATTCTATATCTGGCTAACGGAACACAGGATCAAGGTATGTATATGAACAAAGTTGGACTACCTTATGGCTCATTTTATATGTTAAAGTGGACGGGCATCTATAATTCGCAAGATGAGGTCAATAATTCACCCAAGGAGACTTTTGCCAGTCCAAAACCCGGCGATTTGAAATTTGAAGACACCAACGGTGACAATAAAATAGATGCTAATGACAGGCAAATTATTAAAGGTGCCTTTCCTGATTACACCTATTCATTCAGGGTTAATTTCGGTTATAAAAACTGGGACCTTAGTACTTTTTGGCAAGGAGTACAGGGGGTACAACACTATGTACAAGGCTGGGGTATTGACCCGTTCAGGCAGGGCGGAGCTCCGCCAACATTCTTCAGAAATGCCTGGACACCTGAAAATCATTCTCAAACGGTGCCTGCTATTTTCGATTACAATGGCAATTCAGGCTATGCACCTAATACAAGTCAAAATTCAACCTATTATTTAAAAGATGCTTCCTTTCTCCGCCTAAAAAATGTGCGCTTAACTTATCATTTAATGTCCGATCTGGCAAAAAGATTGTTTTTAAAAAATGCGTCAGTATTTATCTCCGCGGATAACCTTTTCACTTTCACAAAGTTTCCGGGCGATCCTGAGCGATTACAGACAGGGCCAGTTAGCCAGTCAGGATCAGGTGCATACGGAGCCACAAGCAATTATGCTGCCTATCCTCAGATACGCATGTTTACCGCAGGCTTGAATGTAACACTTTAATAAAAACATCATGAAAAAAATATTTAAACATCCAGTAGTATTGTTTCTTTTAGTCTCGATGATGGCTGTGTCATCTTGCAAAAAGGGATTTTTAGACACACAACCCCAGGACCAGATATCTACTGCTATTTTTTATAAAACTGCGGCCGACGCCCAACAAGGTTTAACAGGAGTTTATGCCTCCTTAAAAAAAGGCTTTAATGGTGCAGGCAAAGTTTATCAGGATTGCTTCACCGATAATGCCTATGCAAACTTTAATAATTATGATGCCAACAACATACAACTTGGAAACTATGCAACCACCAATGGTGCCGTAAATACCGTATGGAATGCCAATTATGCCGGTATAGCACAGTGTAATCTTTACCTAACCAATGTTACGCCTATAGCAATGGATGAGGCAACCAAGAACCAATACTTTGCAGAGGTGCGCTTTTTACGAGCGTTCTTTTATGCAAATTTGGTTAATCGCTTTGGTGATGTGATTTTGTATGACAAAGGCGCAACTCTTAGCCAGGCCACAGCTCCTGTAGCCAAAACTCCAAAAGCTCAGGTGTTAACTTTTATAAACAATGATTTAGACTTTGCTATTGCCAACCTCCCTGACGCTGCTTTTAATGGACACGTGGTGAAAGGCTCGGCCCTTGCGCTAAAAGCTAAGGTGGCGCTCTTCAACCAAGATTGGACCAATGCAGTTGCTTTAACTAATCAGGTTATTACCGGCGGGAAATTTAGCCTGTATGCCGATTATACAGGTCTGTTTTTTAGAAAAAACCAGGACAATAACCCCGAGATCATATTCTCTACCAATTATAAGGCGCCTAATGACCAGCAGGAAACAAATGGTTTAGATCTTGAAATTGGCTGGTGGCAAGCGATAGACCCCTTCCAGGAGATGGTAGATAGTTATGAAACTGCTGATGGAAAACTGATTACCGACCCTACTTCAGGGTATACAAGAGCTAAACAATATGTTAATCGTGATTCTCGCCTAAAAGCAAGTTTACGGGGATCTGATCAACCGTGGTACAACCCGGATGGGAGCCTGGTTACGCATGACGGTAATACTTCTAAAACCGGTTACCAAATGGTGAAATATATCGACTCTACATTATTTCCTATGGGATATAGCCATACAAATGACCGTGATGAAAATATTATCCACATTCGTTACGCGGATGTTTTATTGATGTATGCAGAGGCAAAAAATGAATTATCGGGCCCTGATCCTTCGATCTTCGCCGTATTAAATCAAATCAGGACAAGGGTAAAAATGCCTAATGTTGATCAGTCTATATATGGAAACCAAGCTGCACTAAGAGACTTTATCCGCCATGAACGAAGAATTGAACTGGCTTTTGAAGGCAATCGATACGACGATTTAATAAGGTGGCGAATTGCCGAACAGGTAATTCCAAAAGTAAAGCTTCCGGGGAATAGCCCTCCCCTCATCATTTTCGATCCTACCAAAAATTATCTCTTCCCAATTCCGCAAAATGATTTAACAATTGATCCATTATTAAAGCAGAACCCAGGTTACTAAGTCAATGTCGTCAAAATGCGCATTTAAATTCCAAATAAAACACCTGGAATTATAGCGCAATTCGTACGCTTAATCAACTATAACCAAGGCCTCACTTATTTAAAAAATTAAGTGAGGCCGTTTTAACAAAAGAATGAAAAGAAAAAAAGCCTTGTTTTTAATTCAATTTAAAAACTGAGAATTAAAAAGAAGCGTGGTTTTACAATTATTTCGAAAGATGCACATTAGGTAAAGAATTTAAGACGAGGCGTTTACCGAAGGACTTCAATTAGTAAAAATGAGATTTTTCTATTTACGTTTTAAATGATAGGTTTATGGTAAAAAAACACCTTAATAAAAGAAAAATAATCAATTGATTATTTCCGTTTCAAGATGCCAAATCTTTAAAAAGGTAGGTCTGCTTGGCACTTCACCAACTACGGGTAACTTTTAATAATCACAGCACAATAGCTCCTATTTCTGTTATAGGAATAAATGCTAAAACGGTTAAAACGAAATGTGGCTATGCAGCCACTTTTGCAACCAAATAATGAATGAAATATAATGTACCAGGATTTTAAAATTTTCAAATAAATTATTGATGAAGTATCTAAATTTTTTCGCTTTGTTTTTACTGTTAACTTCAGCAAAGTACGCCTATTGTCAAAAGCAATCAGTTGTATTTAGCAGCCCAAACAAACGATTAACACTAACTGTAAATACAGCCGACAAAAAATTAGCTTACGCTATTAAGTTAGGAAATACTACTATTATTAAATCGTCAGCTTTAGGTTTGGTAGTTGATAGTACCGACCTGGGCGATAATGCACGTATAACAGGAGCCGCAGTTTTAAGCAAGATCAATGAAGATTATGCTATTATTGGTAACCACACAGCAGCGCATAACCGTGCTAATGAGGCGGAGATACCTGTAACTACTTCGGGTAGAAAATTCAGCCTGATCGTTAGGGTTTATGATGATGGTGTGGCTATCCGTTATACGCTTCCGACCGACGCGAAACATATTAATAGCGAACATACTGCTTGGACCTTACCAGATAACATTGCTAAAATTGCCTGGGCCGATTACTCGCAAAGCTATGAAGGCCTAAATTACGTGACCCCTCTTGATCATGTTACCGAAGGAAAAACCATTATGGGGCCGATTACTTTTCAAACCAATGGTTACTATGTATCAATATCAGAAGCTGATTGCGAGAATTTTTCGGATATGGCATTTGTGCGTGCGGGCAATGTGCTGAGCGTAAATTATCCTTTCGCTCAATCAGGTTGGGAAATAAAACCTGGTACTGCTATTTTAAAAGGCACCTATAAAGGCAAGCCGGTTTCGCCATGGCGCACCACTTTGGTAGCCGGGTCGTTGAACCAGTTGGTGAATTCAGATCTTATAACCAACCTTTGCCCGCCGCCTGCAAAGGGTTCAGATTTTTCATGGGTTAAACCGGGACGTAGTTTATGGCAATGGTGGAGCGTTGGCGAGCCAAAACTGGATGATCAGAAAAAATGGTATGATGCAGCTGCTAAACTAAAATGGGAGTATTATTTGGTTGATGATGGTTGGCGCAATTGGAAACAGGACAATAAGGACCAATGGCAATTGTTAAAAGAAGTAATAGACTATGGCAAAACAGTAGGTGTAAAATCAATTGTTTGGGTTGATTCAAAGGAGTTTAGGAAAGCGCCCGAGCGCCAGGCCTATCTTCAAAAAATTAAGGCTTTGGGAGCATCGGGTATTAAAATAGATTTTATACCTGATGCCACAGCCGAAATTATGCAATGGTACGCTGAAACCCAACAAGAATGTGCCGACCTGCATTTGCTCCTCAACTTTCATGGCAGTGTAAAACCTACCGGCTTGCGGCGCACTTTTCCTAATGATATTACACGCGAAGCGATACGAGGGAACGAATACCATATGACCCGTTACAGCCGGGTTATGCCGCCACAGCATGATGTCACTGTGCCGTTTACCCGTTTATTGACGGGCCCGGCAGATTTTACATCAGTAATATTAAATCCTAAGGAATTGGCCAGCACAAAATTTACCTGGCCGCATGAGTTTGCACAAACAATTGTATACCTGTCGCCGATAACCCATTTTGCCGATCAATACCAGTTTTATTTGGATAGCCCCATTTTCGATTTGTTTCAGCAGATACCAACTACCTGGGACGAAACCCGCGTATTGAGCTGCACCAGCCTGGGCGATATAGCCGCTTTTGCCCGCCGCAAAGGCAATACCTGGTGGATTGGCGTAATGAATGGTGCCACCGAACAGGAAGTAAAAATACCACTTGACTTTTTAACCAGCCAAATTAAAGCCAGCTTAATTTATGATGGCGAAACAAATACTAGCGTTTACCGGAAAGAACAGATGGTAAGTAATAAGACTGTATTGACCATAAAGCTACGTCCAAGCGGTGGGTTTGTGGCTAGGATGTAACCTTTTTCGATATTTTATCAATACTAAGTTTGCCCAATGGTTGATTGATCCTTACAAAACGCAATCAAACGGCGTTTAATTTCTGGCCTGCCCAATCTTTTGGACCTGATGGTACAATAGTATCCATCGTATTGCTGTGAAACTAAATTAATGGCTAACTGAAATCAGGAAAGGAGCCTTTGCCTCAACAAAAATTCCAATTGATCATTAGATTCTTCCAGCTTTTCGTTAGTGTCTTTTAGTTCTGCCTTTTCAACGTATTTAAGGTAGGCTGCGTTAATACTGTTGTCCAGTTCCTCTTCATTCCATGGTTTTGCCAGGTAATGGAATATTTTCCCTTTGTTAACCGCATCAATCACGGCGGTCATGTCAGAAAATCCAGTTAGCAGTATGCGCATAGGATCCGGAAATTCCTTTACAACCTTTTCTAAAAATTCTACACCTGTCATCTCTGGCATACGTTGGTCGGTAATAATAACGTCGATCTCATTATTTGCCAGTATTTTAAGCGCTTCGTCTCCACTTAATGCAGTCAATACATGATGTTTAATCCGGAAGGTAGCTTTGAATGAAAAAAGGTTATTCGCTTCATCATCCACATAAAGCACATTTATTTTCTTTTTATTCATATGGAATTATTCATGATTTCTCCTGTAAAGTTAATCATTAGATATTGTTTTACGCCATTTTCTAGCGCTGCAACAAGTGCTGATATGGTAGTTTTCGATGCAGAACAGCCACTATGCCCGGCGGTTGCTGACGAAAAAGAATTGTTGAGGTATTTTGGGCTCAAGATGGAATACATTTATTCATAAGCTTTGATAGCAAAGTTTTATAGTAAGACTATAATAAGTTTTAAAAAAAACGGATCTATAGTTGATATAAGCTCATTTTTTTAATTATAAAGAATTGGGGCCATCTTATTCGGTAACTTTGACATTATAATATTTCAGAGAATTTTCATCAATGACAGGAGTTGTAGGGGGACAAGGACCGGAAGTGAGGATAAGAGCGTTCAGAGCTATCGAAGAACCGGAAACTTGTGAATTATTTATCAAGGGGCATACCGAGGTATTAACCAGCATAGGAGTAACAAAGGTTACATCATCTAAAAACGGATGGGCACAAAATCCAAATGCATTTGTCATCATCGTGGAATCGATGGATAAAAGACAAGTTTTTGGCGGCGGCAGGCTTCATGTAGCCGGGGGAACGGAGGCATTGCCCATTGAGCAGGCCACCGGGTCGCTGGACCAGGGCATTCACGAATTGGTTGCAAATCACGCTCGTTATGGCACCGGAGAAATATGCGGGTTGTGGAATTCGCAAACGCTGGCCGGATATGGGATTGGAACTCCACTGCTCATACGCACACTGATAGCAATATCATCTCAACTAGGTATCCGTTCGCTCTTTGCATTGTGTGCCCCGTATACCGTAAAACCTGTTTTTAATTGTGGAATGAGGCTCATTGAAAGCATCGGTAATAAAGGAACCTTTTACTATCCAAAAATGGATTTGATTGCTACTGCTATGATCTTAAAAGATATTTCTGATTTAAGTGAAGCCGATATAGATGATCACGACCTGATCTCAAAATTAAGATTGGCCCCCAACGGCGTAAAGCTTGCGGAATCAAAAAAAAGAGAAATAAGCATTGATTTTAAAGTTCAAATCCCTAAACTTGATCATTGGGATTTAGCGCACGCCATCCAATCAACCGTTTTAATGGAGCATAGTTTTGGCAGTGTAGCTAAATAGAGTTAATTATGGAGATCTTAAAAGACTATTTAAAGGAATTTAGTGACGCGAAACTGGTATATCAACCTACTATACTCAGGATAACTAAGGATCAGGATAAATCAATCTTTACCAGATTGTTTGAAACGTCGCAGGTTGCTTTTGTTTGCGATGAAATGTATGGTCAGCTGCAGGAATTGGTAAAGTGCAGAAACCCCGCTATAACGATTGAGGATGCGGATTATGCCGGGCTTATTGACCGACATTTGAACGGCAAAGATATACAGGAATATGGGGTATGGGTATATTACCCATGGAACCGCAGGTTGGTACACTTGTTAGATGAAGACGAATTTATTGAAGTACGCACTAACAGAAACAGAAATAAGATAACAACTGCTGAACAAAATACGCTCAAAACAAAGAAAATAGGGATTGTAGGATTGTCAGTTGGCCATTCTATTGCGCTAACAATTGCAATGGAAAGAATCTGTGGCGAGTTGCGGTTAGCAGATTTTGACACTGCCGAGCTCAGCAATCTGAATCGGATCAGGACAGGAACACAACACCTCGGGCTTAATAAAACTGTTATTGCTGCTAGAGAGATCCTGGAAATAGATCCTTTTTTGACGGTAAAGATCTTTAGCGACGGTTTGCATGATGGCAATATGAATGCCTTTTTCCTGGATGGCGGGAGGCTGGATTTATTTGTTGAGGTTTGTGATGGCCTGGACGTGAAAATTGGAAGCCGTTTTAAAGCCCGTGAGCTTAAAATACCGGTAGTTATGGATACAAACGACCGTGGCATGTTAGACATCGAGCGCTTCGACCTGGAGCCTGATAGACCCATTCTGCATGGCCTGGCCGATGGGCTTGATCCCGACAGTATTAAGAATCTTACAAATCAGCAGAAAATTCCTTATATCCTGAGAATGGTTGGCGCCGACACCATGTCGGCCAAGTTAAAGCTGTCAATGCTCGAGGTTAAAAAAACGATCAATACCTGGCCACAATTAGCATCTTCTGTAACCTTAGGAGGAGCCGCCACTACTGATATTAGCCGCCGTATCTTATTGGATCAATTTCACGATTCAGGAAGATACTATGTAGATCTGGATGAAATCATTAAGGATAAGTCGTCCAATTAGTTGTCGCGAAACTTCATATTTCTGAGCGCCTAAACCCACTGCTATGACAAAAATTTGCTTTTGCCTTTTATTTCTCCAACTTATTTGCCTAACCAGCACGTTTGCTCAGCAGACCATTGTGTTTAAAGGCGAAAATCAAGTTATCGGAAAAAGTGTTTATGTGCTTGAAGATAATACCGGTACGCTCGACTTCAATTCGGTGCTCAAATCATCCAAATTTATAAAGTCGACAATGCAGGTTCCTAATTTGCAACTCAGCAAATCGGTTTTTTGGCTCCGTTTTACCATTAATAATAAAAGCACTGCAAAACAATTGCTACTAAGCCTGGGGTACCCTACTTTGGATATCTGCGAATTTTATTACCCTTTGCACAACACGTTTGGTGTTACCGCATTAAGCGACCAGAATGCTTTTAAGCAAAGAAAGTATAAGCACCAGGACTTTATTTTCGATGCGATCATCCCAAAGGACAGTACATCAACATTTTACCTCAAAGTAAGGAGTGACGAACAAATGGTTTTACCATTGGAATTAGGTACTCCCCAGCATATTGCAGAAACAAAGCTTACAAGAGATTTGCTTTGGGGACTGCTGGTCGGCGTATTATTAGTCATGATACTTTATAATGCTTTTATCTTTATTTCGACGAAGGATTTAAGTT
It encodes the following:
- a CDS encoding glycoside hydrolase family 97, producing the protein MKYLNFFALFLLLTSAKYAYCQKQSVVFSSPNKRLTLTVNTADKKLAYAIKLGNTTIIKSSALGLVVDSTDLGDNARITGAAVLSKINEDYAIIGNHTAAHNRANEAEIPVTTSGRKFSLIVRVYDDGVAIRYTLPTDAKHINSEHTAWTLPDNIAKIAWADYSQSYEGLNYVTPLDHVTEGKTIMGPITFQTNGYYVSISEADCENFSDMAFVRAGNVLSVNYPFAQSGWEIKPGTAILKGTYKGKPVSPWRTTLVAGSLNQLVNSDLITNLCPPPAKGSDFSWVKPGRSLWQWWSVGEPKLDDQKKWYDAAAKLKWEYYLVDDGWRNWKQDNKDQWQLLKEVIDYGKTVGVKSIVWVDSKEFRKAPERQAYLQKIKALGASGIKIDFIPDATAEIMQWYAETQQECADLHLLLNFHGSVKPTGLRRTFPNDITREAIRGNEYHMTRYSRVMPPQHDVTVPFTRLLTGPADFTSVILNPKELASTKFTWPHEFAQTIVYLSPITHFADQYQFYLDSPIFDLFQQIPTTWDETRVLSCTSLGDIAAFARRKGNTWWIGVMNGATEQEVKIPLDFLTSQIKASLIYDGETNTSVYRKEQMVSNKTVLTIKLRPSGGFVARM
- a CDS encoding two-component system response regulator produces the protein MNKKKINVLYVDDEANNLFSFKATFRIKHHVLTALSGDEALKILANNEIDVIITDQRMPEMTGVEFLEKVVKEFPDPMRILLTGFSDMTAVIDAVNKGKIFHYLAKPWNEEELDNSINAAYLKYVEKAELKDTNEKLEESNDQLEFLLRQRLLS